Proteins encoded within one genomic window of Microbacterium sp. LKL04:
- a CDS encoding LacI family DNA-binding transcriptional regulator, with amino-acid sequence MSDERGAKSANIFDVARLAGVSHQTVSRVLNDLPNVRPATRARVEQAMAQLRYSPSPAARALVTKRTRTIGLITPGTADFGPTSVAMHFNVAARVERYSVDSVTAADTDAASIRSVVEGLLRQRVDAIVIVVNDLGVLEVVRGLDLGVPMVAAAATQRRNRQLVSIDQYRGARSAVRHLAERGHRRILHIAGPARNPDAVERIRGWRDELGAHQLAVVEPIHGDWTAASGAEIGRGLDLEPGDAVFAGNDHMAIGLLSALRGRGLRVPDDVAVVGFDDVPEAAYLSPPLTTVRQDFRALGELMMQKVLLAVEEPDALTEDTPLPTHLIVRESSVAVRP; translated from the coding sequence GTGAGCGACGAGCGCGGCGCGAAGTCCGCCAACATCTTCGACGTCGCGCGCCTGGCGGGCGTCTCGCACCAGACCGTGTCGCGCGTGCTCAACGATCTGCCGAACGTCCGCCCGGCCACCCGCGCCCGCGTCGAGCAGGCGATGGCGCAGCTGCGCTACAGCCCGTCGCCCGCCGCCCGCGCGCTCGTCACCAAGCGCACCCGGACGATCGGGCTGATCACGCCGGGCACGGCGGACTTCGGGCCCACGTCTGTCGCGATGCACTTCAACGTCGCGGCGCGCGTCGAGCGGTACTCGGTCGACTCCGTGACGGCTGCGGACACGGATGCCGCCAGCATCCGCTCGGTCGTCGAGGGCCTGCTCCGTCAGCGGGTCGACGCCATCGTGATCGTCGTGAACGACCTCGGCGTGCTCGAGGTCGTCCGCGGGCTCGACCTCGGCGTGCCGATGGTCGCCGCTGCCGCGACCCAGCGCCGGAACCGCCAGCTCGTGTCGATCGATCAGTACCGCGGCGCCCGTTCGGCGGTACGCCACCTCGCGGAGCGGGGGCACCGCCGCATCCTCCACATCGCCGGCCCCGCCCGGAATCCCGACGCCGTCGAGCGCATCCGCGGGTGGCGCGATGAGCTCGGGGCGCACCAGCTCGCGGTCGTCGAGCCGATCCACGGCGACTGGACGGCGGCCAGCGGAGCCGAGATCGGCCGCGGCCTGGATCTCGAGCCCGGCGACGCCGTGTTCGCGGGCAACGACCACATGGCGATCGGTCTGCTGTCGGCTCTCCGCGGGCGCGGCCTCCGCGTCCCTGACGACGTCGCGGTCGTCGGATTCGACGACGTTCCCGAGGCCGCCTACCTGTCGCCGCCGCTCACGACGGTGCGGCAGGACTTCCGCGCGCTCGGCGAGCTGATGATGCAGAAGGTCCTCCTCGCGGTCGAGGAACCCGACGCCCTCACCGAGGACACACCGCTGCCCACGCACCTGATCGTGCGCGAGTCCTCCGTCGCCGTCAGGCCGTGA
- a CDS encoding Pr6Pr family membrane protein encodes MRTRTWPTVWSVLRLIAAALMMSAVVTQFVTTVRTAIANDRDVTTTIANFFSFFTILSNIVGVLALLAAVIWFWMRPSHEEREPAGVALGLAAATTYLFITGVVYNLLLRGFPTSDDHVAWANEIVHVVAPLFLLLDLVVAPTRRALPWRAVVAILAVPILWIGYTLVRGPLVIDPTDGVAFWYPYPFLDPNGVAGWGGVGAYIVGIATAFVVIGALVVWVGRLRTRSTRVPVTA; translated from the coding sequence ATGCGTACCCGAACGTGGCCGACAGTGTGGTCGGTCCTCCGGCTGATCGCGGCCGCTCTCATGATGTCCGCCGTCGTCACGCAGTTCGTGACGACGGTCCGGACCGCGATCGCGAACGATCGCGACGTCACGACGACGATCGCGAACTTCTTCAGCTTCTTCACGATCCTCTCCAACATCGTCGGGGTGCTGGCACTGCTCGCTGCGGTCATCTGGTTCTGGATGCGGCCGTCTCACGAGGAGCGCGAACCGGCCGGCGTCGCGCTCGGCCTCGCCGCGGCGACGACATACCTCTTCATCACCGGCGTCGTCTACAACCTGCTCCTCCGGGGCTTCCCGACATCCGACGACCACGTCGCCTGGGCGAACGAGATCGTGCACGTCGTCGCGCCGCTGTTCCTGCTGCTCGACCTCGTCGTCGCACCCACCCGCAGAGCCCTCCCCTGGCGCGCGGTCGTCGCGATCCTCGCCGTCCCGATCCTCTGGATCGGCTACACCCTCGTGCGCGGACCTCTCGTGATCGACCCGACGGACGGTGTGGCGTTCTGGTACCCGTACCCGTTCCTCGACCCGAACGGCGTAGCCGGCTGGGGCGGTGTCGGCGCCTACATCGTCGGGATCGCGACCGCCTTCGTGGTCATCGGCGCGCTCGTCGTCTGGGTCGGGCGCCTGCGCACGCGGTCGACGCGCGTCCCCGTCACGGCCTGA
- a CDS encoding PadR family transcriptional regulator — MTREMREPTFLMLTALADGPKHGYALIEEVDRVSRGHVRLKVATLYAALDRLEKEGTIRIAREERVQGRVRRYVELTPDGVGLLAEEVARREVTVAEARRRLALRPALGGAL, encoded by the coding sequence ATGACCCGGGAGATGCGGGAACCCACGTTCCTCATGCTGACGGCTCTCGCCGACGGCCCCAAGCACGGCTACGCCCTCATCGAGGAGGTCGACCGTGTCTCACGCGGACACGTGCGCCTCAAGGTCGCGACCCTGTACGCCGCGCTCGATCGCCTCGAGAAGGAGGGCACGATCCGCATCGCCCGCGAGGAGCGGGTGCAGGGTCGCGTGCGCCGGTACGTGGAACTCACCCCCGACGGCGTGGGCCTTCTCGCCGAGGAGGTCGCCCGGCGCGAGGTCACCGTGGCCGAGGCCCGGCGGCGCCTCGCTCTGCGCCCCGCGCTCGGAGGTGCCCTGTGA
- a CDS encoding adenylosuccinate synthase, which yields MPGIVIVGVQWGDEGKGKATDLLGERTDWVVKFNGGNNAGHTVVIGDEKYALHLLPSGILSPGVNAVIGNGVVIDLEVLFAELGALQARGLDVSRLKVSASAHIITQYHRTLDKVTERFLGKKMIGTTGRGIGPTYADKINRTGIRVQDLFDENILRQKVEGALDQKNHLLVKVFNRRAITVDEVVEDLLSYAERLRPMVADTGLMLSNALDAGDVVVFEGGQATMLDIDHGTYPFVTSSSATAGGASTGSGVGPNRLDRIVGIVKAYTTRVGSGPFPTELFDESGDFLRSRGFEFGTTTGRPRRVGWYDAPITRYATRINGITDLVLTKLDILTGLKEIPVCVAYDVDGQRFDEVPVNQTDFHHATPILENFPGWDEDISTARTFEDLPQTAQDYVLALEKMSGTRISVIGVGPARDAVIVRHDLLD from the coding sequence ATGCCAGGCATCGTGATCGTCGGAGTTCAATGGGGAGACGAGGGCAAGGGTAAAGCCACCGACCTCCTGGGCGAGCGCACCGACTGGGTCGTCAAGTTCAACGGCGGCAACAACGCCGGCCACACCGTGGTGATCGGCGACGAGAAGTACGCCCTGCACCTGCTGCCCAGCGGCATCCTGTCGCCCGGCGTCAACGCCGTCATCGGCAACGGCGTCGTCATCGACCTCGAGGTGCTCTTCGCCGAGCTCGGCGCGCTGCAGGCCCGCGGCCTCGACGTCTCGCGGCTCAAGGTCAGCGCGAGCGCGCACATCATCACGCAGTACCACCGCACGCTCGACAAGGTGACCGAGCGCTTCCTCGGCAAGAAGATGATCGGCACGACCGGTCGCGGCATCGGACCGACGTACGCCGACAAGATCAACCGCACCGGCATCCGCGTGCAGGACCTCTTCGACGAGAACATCCTGCGGCAGAAGGTCGAGGGTGCACTCGATCAGAAGAACCACCTGCTGGTGAAGGTCTTCAACCGCCGCGCCATCACGGTCGACGAGGTCGTCGAGGATCTGCTCTCCTACGCCGAGCGCCTGCGCCCGATGGTCGCCGACACCGGACTCATGCTCAGCAATGCGCTGGATGCCGGTGACGTCGTCGTCTTCGAGGGCGGCCAGGCCACGATGCTCGACATCGACCACGGCACGTACCCGTTCGTCACGTCGTCGTCCGCGACGGCGGGCGGCGCCTCGACCGGATCGGGTGTCGGCCCGAACCGCCTCGACCGCATCGTCGGCATCGTGAAGGCGTACACGACCCGCGTCGGCTCGGGTCCGTTCCCGACGGAGCTCTTCGACGAGAGCGGCGATTTCCTGCGCTCGCGCGGTTTCGAGTTCGGCACGACGACCGGCCGGCCGCGCCGCGTCGGCTGGTACGACGCCCCGATCACGCGCTACGCGACGCGGATCAACGGCATCACCGACCTCGTGCTCACGAAGCTCGACATCCTCACCGGTCTCAAGGAGATCCCCGTCTGCGTCGCCTACGACGTCGACGGGCAGCGGTTCGACGAGGTGCCGGTCAACCAGACCGACTTCCACCACGCGACGCCGATCCTCGAGAACTTCCCCGGCTGGGACGAGGACATCTCCACTGCGCGCACGTTCGAGGACCTGCCGCAGACCGCGCAGGACTACGTCCTCGCGCTCGAGAAGATGAGCGGCACGCGCATCTCGGTGATCGGCGTCGGCCCCGCGCGCGACGCGGTCATCGTGCGCCACGACCTGCTCGACTGA
- a CDS encoding lactonase family protein — translation MRFLLGGYSADMGGSATGIGLLDAGGPDSPLASGPLGVGRDVVAAESPSWVARHPSLDVVYAVLEGRGSVRAYRRTGDTTFVPLGAEVAVGESPCHVLALEDALIVSCYGDGGVVRVALNADGRPGAARRWAAVAEGAPASDLASAARALRAVVGEEYADFVPHADDDESEVVASTRPSRAHQAASLPGGLIATTDTGLDLVRFWRSGREIQRLELPAGTGPRHLRAHPSGHLYVVTEHSGEVFALAADASGTWRLVGGAQLGAYPGDAGAELAMSRDGVFLYAGLRGSDTLATVRVRGGGETLQPIALAESGTIWPRHHVVARDTVVVAGQQADEIVSLAIDERTGVPGRVRHRTIAPSPTALLAFPA, via the coding sequence GTGCGGTTCCTGCTCGGCGGGTACTCCGCCGACATGGGCGGGTCGGCGACGGGCATCGGACTGCTGGATGCCGGTGGCCCCGACTCGCCGCTCGCAAGCGGTCCGCTCGGTGTCGGCCGTGATGTCGTCGCGGCCGAATCGCCGTCATGGGTCGCGCGGCATCCGTCTCTCGACGTCGTCTACGCCGTGCTCGAGGGGCGCGGCAGTGTGCGCGCGTACCGTCGGACCGGCGACACCACGTTCGTGCCGCTCGGCGCGGAGGTCGCCGTCGGCGAGAGCCCGTGCCACGTGCTCGCGCTCGAGGACGCGCTGATCGTGTCGTGCTACGGCGACGGCGGCGTCGTGAGGGTCGCGCTGAACGCCGACGGGCGCCCCGGCGCCGCGCGGCGCTGGGCGGCCGTCGCCGAGGGAGCCCCGGCATCCGATCTCGCCTCGGCGGCGCGGGCCCTGCGCGCCGTCGTCGGCGAGGAGTACGCGGACTTCGTGCCGCACGCCGACGACGACGAGTCCGAGGTCGTGGCGTCGACGCGTCCCTCGCGCGCCCACCAGGCGGCATCCCTCCCCGGCGGACTCATCGCGACGACCGACACCGGCCTCGACCTCGTGCGTTTCTGGCGCAGCGGTCGTGAGATCCAGCGGCTCGAGCTGCCGGCGGGCACGGGGCCCCGCCACCTGCGTGCACACCCGAGCGGGCATCTCTACGTCGTGACCGAGCACTCCGGCGAGGTCTTCGCCTTGGCCGCCGACGCATCGGGTACGTGGCGGCTCGTCGGCGGTGCGCAGCTGGGCGCGTACCCGGGCGATGCCGGGGCGGAGCTCGCGATGTCGCGCGACGGCGTCTTCCTCTATGCGGGCCTGCGGGGGAGCGACACCCTCGCGACGGTGAGAGTGCGCGGTGGCGGCGAGACACTGCAGCCGATCGCGCTCGCCGAGTCCGGCACGATCTGGCCGCGTCACCACGTCGTCGCTCGGGACACCGTCGTGGTCGCCGGTCAGCAGGCGGACGAGATCGTCTCGCTCGCGATCGACGAGCGCACCGGGGTCCCGGGCCGCGTGCGGCATCGGACAATAGCACCGTCACCGACGGCGCTCCTAGCCTTCCCAGCCTGA
- a CDS encoding AAA family ATPase yields MTFDATLDAAFKARLPLLYLETAEEVRAVSAITDAAHAQRNRRRVWTWTSALGLIDPDGKSVSNTTNPARALQHAAGVSDPSVFIFCDLHAYFGSEHRPGDPAIVRTVRETALEFRHGDVSRTLVITAPVRVIPPELDELTHLFDFPLPTAAEIRELLDTMITNNAGEIRVDADDAAREALVQAALGLTMAEAENAFAQAMVNDGTLTGDDIRVVLHEKRQVVRKSGVLEFITGDLDLDDVGGLTNLKRWLERRNGSWLPSAHEYGLPSPKGVLITGVPGCGKSMTAKATAASWGLPLLRLDIGRIFSGLVGSSEQNLRTAIATAEAVAPCILWVDEIEKGFSNTTGQGDSGTTARVFGTFLTWMQEKKHPVFVVATANNIDALPPEFMRKGRFDEIFFVDLPTTVEREAIWTLQLAAHASEANGLANVAGDPAAVSALVAASENHSGAEIEQAVVAALYEGFSGRKTITTDVVTRVVESMIPLAVTQAEEVQRIRAWAAQRAVGATGTEDLDALDAVGIAPESHGPLSSRRGGRTVDY; encoded by the coding sequence GTGACCTTCGACGCCACGCTGGACGCGGCCTTCAAGGCACGCCTGCCGCTGCTGTACCTCGAGACCGCGGAGGAGGTCCGGGCGGTGTCCGCGATCACGGATGCCGCGCACGCCCAGCGCAACCGCCGCCGCGTGTGGACGTGGACGTCCGCCCTGGGACTCATCGATCCGGACGGCAAGAGCGTGTCCAACACGACGAATCCGGCACGGGCGCTGCAGCACGCGGCGGGGGTGAGTGACCCGAGCGTCTTCATCTTCTGCGACCTGCACGCGTACTTCGGCAGCGAGCACCGTCCCGGTGACCCGGCGATCGTGCGGACGGTGCGCGAGACGGCGCTCGAGTTCCGCCACGGCGACGTGTCGCGCACGCTCGTCATCACGGCGCCGGTGCGGGTGATCCCGCCCGAGCTCGACGAGCTCACCCACCTGTTCGACTTCCCCCTGCCGACCGCGGCGGAGATCCGCGAGCTGCTCGACACGATGATCACCAACAACGCCGGCGAGATCCGCGTCGACGCGGACGACGCGGCGCGCGAGGCGCTCGTCCAGGCCGCCCTCGGTCTCACGATGGCCGAAGCCGAGAACGCGTTCGCGCAGGCGATGGTCAACGACGGCACCCTCACCGGCGACGACATCCGCGTGGTCCTCCATGAGAAGCGCCAGGTGGTGCGCAAGTCCGGTGTGCTCGAGTTCATCACGGGTGACCTCGACCTCGACGACGTCGGCGGCCTCACCAACCTCAAGCGCTGGCTCGAGCGCCGCAATGGGTCGTGGCTGCCCAGCGCCCACGAATACGGGCTGCCCTCCCCGAAGGGCGTGCTGATCACGGGCGTGCCCGGCTGCGGCAAGTCGATGACCGCGAAAGCGACGGCCGCGTCCTGGGGTCTTCCTCTCCTGCGACTGGACATCGGCCGCATCTTCTCGGGGCTCGTCGGGTCGAGCGAGCAGAACCTGCGAACGGCCATCGCGACCGCCGAGGCCGTGGCCCCTTGCATCCTGTGGGTCGACGAGATCGAGAAGGGTTTCTCGAACACCACGGGGCAGGGCGACTCGGGGACCACGGCGCGCGTGTTCGGCACGTTCCTCACCTGGATGCAGGAGAAGAAGCACCCCGTCTTCGTCGTCGCGACCGCCAACAACATCGACGCCCTGCCGCCGGAGTTCATGCGCAAGGGGCGTTTCGACGAGATCTTCTTCGTCGACCTGCCGACGACCGTCGAGCGCGAGGCCATCTGGACGCTGCAGCTCGCGGCCCACGCCTCCGAGGCGAACGGTCTCGCCAACGTCGCCGGCGATCCCGCCGCCGTGTCGGCCCTCGTCGCCGCGAGCGAGAACCACTCGGGCGCCGAGATCGAGCAAGCCGTGGTCGCCGCCCTCTACGAGGGGTTCAGCGGCCGCAAGACGATCACGACGGATGTGGTCACGCGGGTCGTCGAGTCGATGATCCCCCTCGCCGTCACGCAGGCCGAGGAGGTCCAGCGGATACGCGCGTGGGCCGCCCAGCGTGCGGTCGGTGCGACGGGGACGGAGGACCTCGACGCCCTCGACGCCGTCGGCATCGCGCCCGAGAGCCACGGGCCCCTCTCCTCGCGCCGCGGCGGACGTACCGTGGACTACTGA
- a CDS encoding DUF2997 domain-containing protein, whose protein sequence is MKKLVVQLRPDGSVAAETFGMTGAECLDYIEQLEALLEAETTSSQFTEDYTRTGATASDSLLQEDRDR, encoded by the coding sequence ATGAAGAAGCTCGTGGTGCAGCTGCGGCCCGACGGATCCGTCGCCGCCGAGACCTTCGGCATGACCGGGGCGGAATGCCTCGACTACATCGAGCAGCTCGAAGCGCTGCTGGAAGCCGAGACGACCTCGTCGCAGTTCACCGAGGACTACACGCGCACCGGAGCGACGGCATCCGACTCGCTCCTGCAGGAGGATCGGGACCGGTGA
- a CDS encoding 4Fe-4S single cluster domain-containing protein: protein MIVAQSLGVGGEGSLLGTTPPARSGAALRWSRFVPATAAEGPGLRAAVWVQGCAVRCPGCFNPHMWAERGALLDDPAALADRWIAEAHAVGAEGVTLLGGEPFDQAGALAVVAEAFRGADLGVMAFSGYTLDRLQAWSAERDDISRLLAATDLLCDGPYLRDLPDTRRPWIGSRNQSIRALTPRYAPDVERIARDGGRDSLEVRIAVDGAVSVNGWATDAALAELLDDLGVRGDRAASVGKGTIR from the coding sequence GTGATCGTCGCCCAGTCGCTCGGCGTCGGCGGGGAGGGGAGCCTTCTCGGGACGACACCGCCCGCGCGCAGCGGCGCAGCGCTGCGGTGGTCCCGCTTCGTGCCGGCCACCGCGGCTGAAGGCCCGGGGCTGCGGGCAGCGGTCTGGGTGCAGGGGTGTGCGGTCCGCTGCCCCGGATGCTTCAACCCGCACATGTGGGCTGAGCGGGGTGCGCTGCTCGATGACCCCGCCGCGCTCGCGGACCGCTGGATCGCCGAGGCGCACGCGGTCGGCGCCGAGGGCGTGACGCTGCTAGGCGGGGAACCGTTCGACCAGGCCGGTGCGCTCGCCGTCGTGGCCGAGGCGTTCCGCGGAGCCGATCTCGGCGTCATGGCCTTCTCGGGATACACGCTCGACCGGCTGCAGGCGTGGTCGGCGGAGCGCGACGACATCTCGCGTCTGCTCGCGGCGACGGATCTGCTGTGCGACGGTCCGTACCTCCGGGACCTCCCCGATACGCGCCGGCCGTGGATCGGCTCGCGGAATCAGTCGATCCGCGCGCTCACCCCGCGGTACGCGCCCGACGTCGAGCGCATCGCGCGCGACGGGGGACGGGACTCGCTCGAGGTGCGCATTGCGGTGGACGGTGCGGTCTCCGTCAACGGCTGGGCGACGGATGCCGCGCTCGCCGAACTCTTGGACGATCTGGGCGTGCGCGGGGACCGCGCCGCATCCGTGGGAAAGGGAACCATCCGATGA
- a CDS encoding ComEA family DNA-binding protein, with translation MTTSSREDVPTWGWLIGTSSWLLLPFIGPAVAWLGFLVVATASRRRAAWVIGVASGALALTVLFELWGPFTGVVNAVCHLGGIVGALMINPGWLRTRWERRSAGGRASQPARSAASTRSTSSRSSTRRKRSAVKVAPLPESVRLADAVGATSADLLQARAPAEPAEPVDVQTATADELADLPGLSRTKARRAVKVRTKNGGFVSVEDFGEAAGLQPHEIVRLRSAATCSPRPRGERRFGRRVDL, from the coding sequence GTGACCACGTCGTCCCGCGAGGACGTCCCGACCTGGGGCTGGCTGATCGGCACCAGTTCATGGCTCCTCCTCCCTTTCATCGGGCCGGCGGTCGCATGGCTCGGCTTCCTCGTCGTCGCGACGGCGTCGCGCAGGCGTGCGGCATGGGTGATCGGCGTGGCTAGCGGTGCACTCGCACTGACGGTCCTGTTCGAGCTGTGGGGGCCGTTCACGGGCGTCGTGAACGCGGTCTGCCACCTCGGGGGCATCGTCGGTGCGCTCATGATCAACCCCGGCTGGTTGCGGACCCGCTGGGAGCGTCGTTCCGCGGGCGGGCGCGCGTCGCAGCCCGCGCGGTCGGCCGCATCCACGCGGTCGACGTCGTCGCGCAGCAGCACCCGACGGAAGCGCTCCGCGGTGAAGGTCGCGCCGCTGCCGGAGTCGGTCCGGCTGGCGGACGCCGTCGGCGCCACCTCCGCGGATCTTCTCCAGGCGCGCGCACCGGCGGAACCGGCCGAGCCCGTCGACGTGCAGACAGCGACGGCGGATGAGCTCGCCGACCTGCCGGGGCTCAGCCGCACCAAGGCACGTCGGGCGGTGAAGGTGCGCACCAAGAACGGCGGCTTCGTCTCGGTCGAGGACTTCGGCGAAGCGGCGGGCTTGCAGCCGCACGAGATCGTCCGGCTGCGCTCGGCTGCCACATGCTCGCCGCGGCCGCGGGGCGAGCGCCGCTTCGGGCGACGTGTGGATCTCTGA
- a CDS encoding alpha-L-fucosidase, producing the protein MADSPLKPLDPASLPPRVDVSDNSAALAAVRAVVDAGPFDATWESLRAYEAPLWYRDAKFGIFIHWGIPSVPAQGEWYSRTMYLEADRAFEHHRATYGPHDRFGYKDFIPSFTMDRFDPAEWAEVFRRAGAQFVVPVAEHHDGFAMYDTARSRWSAAQMGPRRDVFGELMTAVDDAWMVRGASSHRAEHWFFMNGGMRFDSDVRDARFSDFYGPAQREETAPNEQFLEDWLLRTVEIIDRYRPQVLWFDWWLEQPAFEPYLRLLAAYYYNRAAEWGRGVVINYKWTAFAEGSAVYDIERGAMPGIRPDVWQNDSSVGKTSWGWIEDHDYKSLDDLVGELVDVVAKNGNLLLNIGPKADGTIAPAERELLEGIGDWLTVNGEAVFGSRPWLIPGEGPTEVVAGSMIDDAFAPYTSEDVRFTTRTDVTGDYLYATVLRWPEDGVARIRSWGRSSGLLGRRIAELTVLGAGPAEWSQDADALRVTLPETPPSAVGVVVKLWLEPVHEPSRKDFLHG; encoded by the coding sequence ATGGCCGACTCTCCCCTCAAGCCCCTCGACCCGGCATCCCTCCCTCCTCGCGTCGACGTGAGCGACAACTCGGCGGCGCTCGCCGCTGTCCGCGCCGTCGTCGACGCCGGCCCGTTCGACGCGACGTGGGAATCGTTGCGCGCATACGAGGCGCCCCTCTGGTACCGCGATGCGAAGTTCGGCATCTTCATCCACTGGGGCATCCCGTCGGTCCCGGCACAGGGGGAGTGGTATTCGCGGACGATGTACCTCGAGGCCGACCGGGCGTTCGAACACCACCGCGCGACCTACGGGCCGCACGATCGGTTCGGGTACAAGGACTTCATCCCCTCGTTCACGATGGACCGCTTCGACCCCGCCGAGTGGGCGGAGGTGTTCCGTCGCGCGGGCGCGCAGTTCGTCGTGCCGGTCGCAGAGCACCACGACGGCTTCGCGATGTACGACACCGCCCGCTCCCGGTGGAGCGCAGCGCAGATGGGTCCGCGACGCGACGTGTTCGGCGAGCTGATGACGGCCGTCGACGACGCGTGGATGGTGCGCGGTGCCTCGTCGCACCGGGCGGAGCACTGGTTCTTCATGAACGGCGGGATGCGGTTCGACTCCGACGTCCGCGATGCCCGCTTCTCGGACTTCTATGGTCCTGCCCAGCGCGAGGAGACGGCGCCGAACGAGCAGTTCCTCGAGGACTGGTTGCTGCGGACCGTCGAGATCATCGACCGGTACCGGCCGCAAGTGCTGTGGTTCGACTGGTGGCTCGAACAGCCCGCCTTCGAGCCCTATCTCCGCCTGCTCGCGGCGTACTACTACAACCGCGCCGCGGAGTGGGGCCGCGGGGTCGTCATCAACTACAAGTGGACGGCGTTCGCGGAGGGGAGCGCGGTCTACGACATCGAGCGCGGGGCGATGCCCGGCATCCGTCCCGATGTCTGGCAGAACGACAGCTCGGTCGGCAAGACGTCGTGGGGCTGGATCGAGGACCACGACTACAAGAGCCTCGACGACCTCGTCGGCGAGCTCGTCGACGTCGTCGCGAAGAACGGCAACCTGCTCCTGAACATCGGTCCGAAGGCCGACGGCACGATCGCCCCGGCCGAGCGCGAGCTGCTGGAGGGGATCGGCGACTGGCTCACGGTGAACGGCGAGGCGGTCTTCGGGTCGCGGCCGTGGCTCATCCCCGGAGAGGGGCCGACGGAGGTCGTCGCGGGGTCGATGATCGACGACGCGTTCGCGCCCTACACGTCGGAGGACGTCCGTTTCACGACCCGGACCGACGTCACCGGCGACTACCTGTACGCGACCGTCCTGCGGTGGCCCGAGGACGGCGTCGCCCGCATCCGCTCGTGGGGGCGGTCGAGCGGACTGCTGGGGCGCCGGATCGCGGAGCTCACCGTGCTCGGCGCGGGGCCCGCGGAGTGGTCGCAGGATGCCGACGCCCTGCGCGTCACCCTGCCCGAGACCCCGCCGTCCGCCGTCGGCGTCGTCGTGAAGCTCTGGCTCGAACCCGTGCACGAGCCGTCGCGAAAGGACTTCCTGCACGGCTGA
- a CDS encoding chorismate mutase, whose protein sequence is MTDPNVQLQTLRSSIDNIDAALVFMLAERFRCTKQVGVLKAEHGMPASDPSREEQQTARLRRLAEEADLDPEFAEKWFNFVVAEVIRHHTEAAEER, encoded by the coding sequence ATGACCGACCCGAACGTCCAGCTGCAGACCCTGCGATCCAGCATCGACAACATCGACGCCGCCCTCGTCTTCATGCTTGCCGAGCGGTTCCGCTGCACGAAGCAGGTCGGCGTCCTCAAGGCGGAGCACGGGATGCCGGCATCCGACCCCTCCCGCGAGGAGCAGCAGACCGCGCGGCTGCGCCGGCTCGCCGAAGAGGCCGACCTCGATCCCGAGTTCGCCGAGAAGTGGTTCAACTTCGTGGTGGCGGAGGTCATCCGCCATCACACGGAAGCGGCTGAAGAGCGCTGA
- a CDS encoding ABC transporter ATP-binding protein has protein sequence MTAVIEVKNLTKRYRDTIAVDDVSFSIERDAIYGLLGRNGAGKTTVMSILTAQNFATAGEVRVFGEPPYENAAVLSRMCFVRESQKYPDDATPTHAFRIARLFYPNWNQTVADQLIREFRLPMKTRIKKLSRGQLSAVGVIIGIAARAEVTFFDEPYLGLDAVARQIFYDRLLEDYAEHPRTIILSSHLIDEVANLLEKVIVIDGGRIIMDEDTESIRGRASTIVGDTAVVEEFVATREVIHHESLGRITSATVIGALSAEDRSELALAGLDVLPVSLQQLIVRQTQNAAKTDEGALR, from the coding sequence ATGACCGCCGTCATCGAGGTGAAGAACCTCACCAAGCGTTACCGCGACACGATCGCCGTCGACGACGTCTCGTTCTCGATCGAGCGCGACGCCATCTACGGCCTGCTGGGCCGCAACGGCGCCGGCAAGACGACCGTCATGTCGATCCTCACGGCGCAGAACTTCGCCACCGCGGGCGAGGTCCGCGTCTTCGGCGAGCCGCCCTACGAGAACGCCGCCGTCCTCAGTCGCATGTGCTTCGTCCGCGAAAGCCAGAAGTATCCCGATGACGCGACGCCGACGCACGCCTTCCGCATCGCGCGACTGTTCTACCCGAACTGGAATCAGACCGTCGCCGACCAGCTCATCCGCGAGTTCCGTCTGCCGATGAAGACCCGCATCAAGAAGCTCTCGCGCGGTCAGCTCTCGGCCGTCGGAGTGATCATCGGGATCGCAGCGCGCGCCGAGGTCACCTTCTTCGACGAGCCGTACCTGGGGCTGGATGCCGTCGCGCGCCAGATCTTCTACGACCGGCTCCTCGAGGACTACGCCGAGCATCCCCGCACGATCATCCTGTCGAGTCACCTCATCGACGAGGTCGCGAACCTCCTCGAGAAGGTCATCGTCATCGACGGGGGTCGGATCATCATGGACGAGGACACCGAGTCGATCCGCGGTCGCGCCTCGACGATCGTCGGCGACACCGCGGTCGTCGAGGAGTTCGTCGCCACTCGCGAGGTCATCCACCACGAGAGCCTCGGACGGATCACCAGCGCCACCGTGATCGGCGCGCTGAGCGCCGAGGACCGCAGCGAGCTCGCCCTGGCCGGCCTCGACGTCCTGCCGGTCTCTCTGCAGCAGCTCATCGTGCGGCAGACGCAGAACGCCGCCAAGACGGACGAAGGAGCACTCCGATGA